The following proteins are co-located in the Micromonospora coriariae genome:
- a CDS encoding MmpS family transport accessory protein: MSDAPPPDPTPTPPSDPTPTPPDTSAAGSQPAANPPSDLAPPASYPAPDPLAPGQPWAPPAPWTPGPSSAPWTPGPPETSWTPGPSSAPWTPGPSETSWTPTSATPPPPSPSTGSSPSPAGHPPPGWAPPGQPPSGWPPPGYPPPYLHPGYPQVAGRPPGGNGRVGIVVAIVAVLTLALCGCVCAAGPLVSQLVPEPVAEDPYDSGPFDDDGWPPTVEPPTTEPSTAAPASTAPAPTKKPVTRPTSGPAPVTVVYEVTGSGPADIAYYDAESDLIHVDDAKLPWRTTIRTNGQSRVMVEATWPDIEYNGPLDCTVTITGAGKPVVDKTRGYWRTTCTAE, encoded by the coding sequence ATGTCCGACGCGCCTCCGCCTGACCCGACCCCGACGCCGCCCTCGGACCCGACTCCAACGCCGCCGGACACGTCCGCCGCGGGCAGCCAGCCGGCCGCCAACCCGCCGTCCGACCTGGCCCCTCCGGCGTCATATCCGGCGCCCGATCCGCTGGCCCCCGGCCAACCCTGGGCGCCACCTGCCCCGTGGACGCCCGGACCGTCTTCCGCGCCCTGGACGCCTGGACCGCCCGAGACGTCGTGGACGCCCGGACCGTCGTCCGCGCCCTGGACGCCCGGCCCGTCGGAGACCTCGTGGACACCCACCTCCGCGACGCCCCCGCCGCCGTCGCCGTCAACCGGCTCCAGCCCCTCCCCCGCCGGCCACCCGCCACCGGGCTGGGCACCGCCCGGCCAGCCACCGTCGGGGTGGCCGCCGCCCGGCTACCCGCCGCCCTACCTCCACCCGGGGTATCCACAGGTCGCCGGTCGCCCGCCGGGCGGCAACGGCCGGGTCGGGATCGTCGTCGCGATCGTCGCGGTCCTCACCCTCGCCCTCTGCGGCTGCGTCTGCGCGGCCGGCCCGCTGGTCAGCCAGTTGGTCCCGGAGCCGGTCGCCGAAGACCCGTACGACTCCGGCCCCTTCGACGACGACGGTTGGCCCCCCACCGTCGAACCGCCCACCACCGAACCGTCCACCGCCGCACCCGCCAGCACCGCGCCGGCGCCCACCAAGAAGCCGGTCACCCGTCCGACCTCGGGGCCGGCCCCGGTGACTGTGGTCTACGAGGTGACCGGATCGGGCCCGGCGGACATCGCGTACTACGACGCCGAGAGCGACCTCATCCACGTCGACGACGCGAAGCTCCCGTGGCGCACCACCATCCGGACCAACGGCCAGAGCCGGGTGATGGTGGAGGCCACCTGGCCGGACATCGAATACAACGGACCGCTCGACTGCACGGTCACGATCACCGGCGCCGGCAAGCCGGTCGTCGACAAGACCCGCGGATACTGGCGGACCACCTGCACGGCGGAGTGA
- a CDS encoding MFS transporter, producing MRTLTSTAVTAAPPDAAGRRRELTDWRPEDPGFWRTTGAPIARRNLWVSIFAEHVGFSVWSLWSVTVLFLGPEYGIDPAGKFLLTAVPAALGAVLRLPYTLAVARFGGRLWTIVSALLLLVPTVPMAVLLEPGIPYPTLMVLACLTGVGGGNFASSMANINLFYPQRLKGRALGFNAGGGNLGVPAVQLVGLAVLATAGAAYPRLVPAVYLPLIVLAALAAARWLDTVPGARNEPGALREAARDPHTWIMSVLYVGTFGSFIGFGFAFGQVLQLQFAERFPTPVDAAWLTFLGPLVGSLIRPLGGHLADRLGGARVTFWNFVAMAAGAGTVLYAARERSFALYLAGFLALFVLSGVGNGSTYKMIPAIFRARAAGLVADDRCDPAAAARWARRMTGALIGIAGAVGASGGVLVNVAFRQSFLTSGTADAAYLAFIAWYALCVTVTWVVYRRRGAARLAGV from the coding sequence GTGCGCACGCTCACCAGCACCGCAGTCACCGCTGCCCCACCCGACGCCGCCGGGCGTCGGCGCGAGCTCACCGACTGGCGCCCCGAGGACCCCGGCTTCTGGCGGACGACCGGGGCGCCGATCGCCCGGCGCAACCTCTGGGTCTCGATCTTCGCCGAGCACGTCGGCTTCTCGGTGTGGAGCCTCTGGTCGGTGACCGTGCTCTTCCTCGGCCCCGAGTACGGCATCGATCCGGCCGGCAAGTTCCTGCTCACCGCCGTGCCGGCCGCGCTGGGCGCGGTGCTGAGGCTGCCGTACACGCTGGCGGTGGCCCGCTTCGGCGGACGACTGTGGACCATCGTCAGCGCGCTGCTGCTGCTGGTGCCGACCGTGCCGATGGCGGTGCTACTGGAGCCGGGGATCCCGTACCCCACCCTGATGGTGCTGGCCTGCCTGACCGGGGTCGGCGGCGGCAACTTCGCCTCCTCGATGGCGAACATCAACCTGTTCTATCCGCAGCGACTCAAGGGCCGGGCCCTCGGGTTCAACGCCGGTGGCGGCAACCTGGGCGTACCCGCGGTGCAACTGGTCGGGCTGGCGGTGCTGGCCACCGCCGGGGCCGCGTACCCCCGGCTGGTGCCGGCGGTCTACCTGCCGCTGATCGTGCTGGCCGCGCTGGCGGCGGCCCGGTGGTTGGACACCGTCCCCGGGGCCCGGAACGAGCCCGGCGCGCTGCGCGAGGCGGCCCGCGACCCGCACACCTGGATCATGTCGGTGCTCTACGTCGGCACCTTCGGGTCGTTCATCGGGTTCGGCTTCGCCTTCGGCCAGGTGCTCCAGCTCCAGTTCGCCGAACGCTTCCCCACCCCGGTCGACGCCGCCTGGCTGACCTTCCTCGGCCCGCTGGTCGGCTCGCTGATCCGGCCGCTGGGCGGGCACCTCGCCGACCGGCTGGGCGGAGCCCGGGTGACCTTCTGGAACTTCGTGGCGATGGCGGCCGGCGCCGGAACCGTCCTGTACGCGGCCCGGGAGCGGTCGTTCGCGCTCTACCTGGCGGGTTTCCTCGCCCTGTTCGTCCTCTCCGGCGTCGGCAACGGCTCCACCTACAAGATGATCCCGGCGATCTTCCGGGCCCGGGCGGCGGGACTGGTGGCCGACGACCGGTGCGATCCGGCTGCCGCCGCCCGCTGGGCCCGCCGGATGACCGGCGCGCTGATCGGCATCGCGGGGGCCGTGGGCGCCTCCGGCGGGGTGCTGGTCAACGTCGCCTTCCGCCAGTCGTTCCTCACCTCCGGCACGGCCGACGCCGCCTACCTCGCGTTCATCGCCTGGTACGCGCTCTGCGTCACGGTGACCTGGGTCGTCTACCGCCGGCGGGGGGCGGCCCGGCTGGCCGGCGTGTGA
- a CDS encoding ABC transporter ATP-binding protein, protein MEATTGSTVRIVGLTRQFRTGAERLTAVDDVSLEIAAGSVVALTGPSGSGKSTLLHLIGAIEQADSGTITVDDVEITALRRTALARYRQRVGFVFQRYHLLPALTVLDNVIAPVLPQRGRADHATRARELLDAVGLGGRERAMPTQLSGGEQQRVAIARALMGAPGLLLADEPTGNLDSTTSAQILDLLLDLRERHGMTILLATHERSIAARCDRLVRLGDGSLVEDLDLTDGEDPADTYERAARLRL, encoded by the coding sequence ATGGAGGCAACGACGGGCAGCACGGTCCGGATCGTCGGGCTGACCCGGCAGTTCCGCACCGGAGCCGAGCGGCTGACCGCGGTCGACGACGTCTCGCTGGAGATCGCGGCGGGGTCGGTGGTGGCACTGACCGGCCCCAGCGGCTCCGGCAAGTCGACACTGCTGCACCTGATCGGCGCCATCGAGCAGGCCGACAGCGGCACCATCACGGTCGACGACGTGGAGATCACGGCGCTGCGGCGTACCGCGCTGGCCCGGTACCGGCAGCGGGTGGGCTTCGTCTTCCAGCGCTACCACCTGCTGCCGGCGTTGACCGTGCTGGACAACGTGATCGCCCCGGTGCTGCCGCAACGCGGCCGGGCCGACCACGCGACCCGGGCCCGTGAGCTGCTCGACGCCGTCGGCCTCGGCGGACGGGAACGGGCGATGCCGACGCAGCTCTCCGGTGGCGAGCAGCAGCGGGTCGCCATCGCCCGGGCGCTGATGGGCGCGCCCGGGCTGCTGCTGGCCGACGAGCCCACCGGCAACCTCGACTCGACCACCAGCGCCCAGATCCTCGACCTGCTGCTCGACCTGCGGGAGCGGCATGGCATGACGATCCTGCTGGCCACCCACGAACGGTCGATCGCGGCCCGCTGCGACCGGTTGGTCCGGCTCGGTGACGGCAGCCTGGTCGAGGACCTCGACCTCACCGACGGCGAGGACCCCGCCGACACGTACGAGCGGGCGGCGCGACTGCGGTTGTGA
- a CDS encoding PadR family transcriptional regulator — protein sequence MESEETVAIQHAVLALLARGPSYGYELKGAFEAAAGPQWGSLNIGHLYQILDRLSRDSLVVAERQAQQVKPDRVVYQITPAGRAELDRWLDEPSRRSGGFRDDFFLKVTAAARSGSARTVRTVLTNQRGHLLRELRNLDGLRRKAGDPVVGLLLAAAGRHVEADLAFVDDAEAVLLADSGALLATLAGTTSEITAYAADDSSPARADDVGPARAAG from the coding sequence GTGGAATCGGAGGAGACGGTGGCGATCCAGCACGCGGTCCTGGCACTGCTCGCACGCGGCCCGAGCTACGGCTACGAGCTGAAGGGCGCCTTCGAGGCCGCCGCCGGTCCACAGTGGGGGTCGCTCAACATCGGCCACCTCTACCAGATCCTCGACCGGCTCTCCCGGGACAGCCTGGTGGTCGCCGAGCGGCAGGCCCAGCAGGTCAAACCCGACCGGGTGGTCTACCAGATCACTCCCGCCGGCCGGGCCGAACTCGACCGATGGCTCGACGAGCCGAGCCGGCGCAGTGGCGGCTTCCGGGACGACTTCTTCCTCAAGGTCACCGCCGCCGCCCGATCGGGTTCCGCGCGCACCGTCCGCACCGTGCTGACCAACCAACGCGGGCACCTGCTCCGCGAGCTGCGCAACCTCGACGGGCTGCGCCGCAAGGCCGGCGACCCGGTGGTCGGGCTGCTGCTCGCGGCGGCGGGCCGGCACGTTGAGGCCGACCTCGCCTTCGTCGATGACGCCGAGGCGGTGCTGCTGGCCGACAGCGGCGCGCTGCTCGCCACGCTGGCGGGCACAACGTCAGAGATCACGGCGTACGCCGCCGACGACTCATCGCCCGCGCGGGCGGACGACGTCGGACCGGCCCGCGCGGCCGGCTGA
- the rpsI gene encoding 30S ribosomal protein S9, whose amino-acid sequence MTDITETEVAPEAPEATEAPAPVARAPRGDRPIQTVGRRKEAIVRVRIVPGTGKITCNGQDLEAYFPSKVHQQLIKDPLVTAEKPEQFDVIANLRGGGTTGQAGALRLGIARALIINDPDDRPALKKAGFLTRDARVKESKKYGLKKARKAPQYSKR is encoded by the coding sequence ATGACCGACATCACCGAGACCGAGGTCGCCCCGGAAGCCCCCGAGGCCACCGAGGCGCCGGCGCCCGTCGCCCGCGCGCCTCGTGGTGACCGGCCGATCCAGACCGTGGGCCGCCGCAAGGAGGCCATCGTCCGGGTCCGTATCGTCCCGGGCACCGGCAAGATCACCTGCAACGGCCAGGACCTCGAGGCGTACTTCCCGAGCAAGGTGCACCAGCAGCTGATCAAGGACCCGCTGGTCACCGCCGAGAAGCCCGAGCAGTTCGACGTCATCGCCAACCTGCGTGGCGGCGGCACCACCGGGCAGGCCGGTGCGCTCCGGCTGGGCATCGCCCGCGCGCTGATCATCAACGACCCGGACGACCGCCCGGCCCTGAAGAAGGCCGGCTTCCTCACCCGGGACGCCCGGGTCAAGGAGAGCAAGAAGTACGGCCTCAAGAAGGCCCGTAAGGCTCCCCAGTACTCGAAGCGCTGA
- the rplM gene encoding 50S ribosomal protein L13, whose translation MRTYSPKPGEIERQWHVIDASDVVLGRLATHAATLLRGKHKPTFAPHVDTGDFVVIVNAGKVALTGNKRQTKVAYRHSGYPGGLKQIGYDELLTKRPERAIELAVKGMLPHNKLGRQLIKKLKVYAGAEHPHLAQQPVPFEIKQIAQ comes from the coding sequence GTGCGTACGTACAGCCCGAAGCCGGGTGAGATCGAGCGTCAGTGGCACGTCATCGACGCCTCTGATGTCGTGCTGGGCCGCCTGGCCACCCACGCCGCCACGTTGCTGCGTGGTAAGCACAAGCCGACTTTCGCGCCGCACGTCGACACGGGCGACTTTGTCGTCATCGTGAACGCGGGCAAGGTTGCGTTGACCGGCAACAAGCGCCAGACCAAGGTCGCTTACCGCCACTCCGGTTACCCGGGTGGTCTGAAGCAGATCGGCTACGACGAGCTGCTGACCAAGCGTCCCGAGCGGGCCATTGAGCTGGCCGTGAAGGGGATGCTCCCGCACAACAAGCTCGGCCGTCAGCTGATCAAGAAGCTGAAGGTCTACGCCGGTGCCGAGCACCCGCACCTCGCGCAGCAGCCGGTGCCGTTCGAGATCAAGCAGATCGCGCAGTGA
- a CDS encoding pyridoxal phosphate-dependent aminotransferase — protein MGTRWAGVRPVGGRRLAQVTTSTDVDPLVARMRPFGTTIFAEMSALAVRTGAVNLGQGFPDTDGPPEMLAAAAEALRAGQNQYPPGPGIPALRAAVAAHQRRFHDLAYDPDGEIVITAGATEAIAASILALCEPGDEVVCFEPYYDSYAASIALAGAVRRPVTLRPAADGRYAFDPAELRATFGPRTRLVLLNSPHNPTGKVFTPAELALVAELCQEYGAYAVTDEVYEHLVFTDASGPHVPLASLPGMRERTLRISSAGKTFSCTGWKVGWVSGPAALVSAVLRVKQFLTFVNAAPLQPAVAVALALPDDYYTGFRDGLQQRRDQLVGGLTDAGFEVLVPEGTYFVTADVTALGGRDGVEFCRSLPERCGVVAVPTQVFYDDQEAGRRLVRFAFCKRPEVLTEAVTRLRGLH, from the coding sequence ATGGGAACCCGGTGGGCTGGGGTTCGGCCCGTGGGTGGCCGTAGGCTGGCGCAGGTGACGACGAGCACCGATGTCGACCCGCTGGTGGCCCGGATGCGGCCGTTCGGCACGACGATCTTCGCCGAGATGTCCGCCCTCGCCGTACGGACCGGCGCGGTCAACCTCGGCCAGGGCTTCCCGGACACCGACGGCCCACCGGAGATGCTGGCCGCCGCCGCCGAAGCGCTGCGCGCCGGGCAGAACCAGTACCCGCCCGGGCCGGGGATCCCCGCCCTGCGCGCGGCGGTCGCTGCCCACCAGCGGCGGTTCCATGACCTGGCGTACGACCCGGACGGCGAGATCGTGATCACCGCGGGCGCGACCGAGGCGATAGCGGCCAGCATCCTCGCCCTCTGCGAGCCGGGCGACGAGGTGGTCTGCTTCGAGCCGTACTACGACTCGTACGCCGCCTCGATCGCGCTGGCCGGCGCGGTCCGGCGGCCGGTCACCCTGCGTCCCGCCGCCGACGGTCGGTACGCCTTCGACCCGGCCGAGCTGCGCGCGACGTTCGGCCCACGCACCCGGCTGGTGCTGCTCAACTCGCCGCACAACCCCACCGGCAAGGTCTTCACCCCGGCCGAGCTGGCGCTGGTCGCGGAGCTGTGCCAGGAGTACGGCGCGTACGCGGTGACCGACGAGGTGTACGAGCACCTGGTCTTCACCGACGCGTCGGGCCCGCACGTGCCGCTGGCCAGCCTGCCCGGGATGCGGGAGCGGACGTTGCGCATCTCCTCGGCCGGCAAGACGTTCTCCTGCACCGGTTGGAAGGTCGGCTGGGTGAGCGGTCCGGCGGCGCTGGTCTCGGCGGTGCTACGGGTGAAGCAGTTCCTCACCTTCGTCAACGCCGCCCCGCTGCAACCCGCGGTCGCCGTGGCGCTGGCCCTGCCCGACGACTACTACACCGGCTTCCGGGACGGGCTCCAGCAGCGCCGCGACCAGCTCGTCGGCGGCCTCACCGACGCCGGGTTCGAGGTGCTGGTGCCGGAGGGGACGTACTTCGTCACAGCCGACGTCACCGCCCTCGGCGGTCGGGACGGGGTGGAGTTCTGCCGGTCGCTGCCGGAGCGCTGCGGCGTGGTGGCCGTGCCCACCCAGGTCTTCTACGACGACCAGGAGGCCGGTCGGCGGCTGGTCCGGTTCGCCTTCTGCAAACGCCCCGAGGTGCTGACCGAGGCGGTCACCCGGCTGCGCGGGCTGCACTGA
- the glmM gene encoding phosphoglucosamine mutase, with amino-acid sequence MGRLFGTDGVRGRANADLTPELALALAVAAAHTLAETDRSHPPLAVVGRDTRASGEMLEAAVVAGLTSAGANVVRVGVLPTPAVAYLTAEAKADLGVMLSASHNPMPDNGIKLFAAGGHKLPDEIEMQIEAAVEANATTAWERPTGAGVGRVHDLLDGADHYVQHLVGTVPHRLDGIKVVVDCANGAAAEVAPVAYREAGAEVVAIHAEPDGLNINDDCGSNHIEALREAVVEHGAHLGIAHDGDADRCVAVTADGDEVDGDQVMAILALAMRDAGTLTQDTLVATVMSNLGLRLAMSAEGIRLIETKVGDRYVLEELRASGLALGGEQSGHIVMPAHATTGDGVLTGLHLMARMAATGRSLAELASVVTKLPQVLINVPVGDRTVGAAAPAVRAEVERAEAELGETGRVLLRPSGTEPLVRVMVEAATEQTARSVAERIAELVRTASPVG; translated from the coding sequence ATGGGTCGGTTGTTCGGCACGGACGGCGTACGCGGGCGGGCGAACGCGGATCTCACCCCGGAGTTGGCGCTCGCGCTCGCCGTGGCCGCCGCGCACACTCTCGCCGAGACGGACCGCAGCCATCCGCCGCTCGCCGTGGTCGGCCGGGACACCCGGGCCAGCGGCGAGATGCTGGAGGCGGCTGTGGTTGCGGGGCTGACCAGCGCCGGCGCCAACGTGGTGCGGGTCGGTGTGCTGCCCACCCCGGCGGTCGCGTACCTCACCGCGGAGGCCAAGGCCGACCTCGGGGTGATGCTCTCCGCGTCACACAACCCGATGCCGGACAACGGCATCAAGCTCTTCGCCGCCGGCGGGCACAAGCTGCCCGACGAGATCGAGATGCAGATCGAGGCGGCCGTGGAGGCGAACGCCACCACCGCCTGGGAGCGTCCGACCGGCGCCGGCGTCGGCCGGGTGCACGACCTGCTCGACGGCGCCGACCACTACGTCCAGCACCTGGTCGGCACAGTGCCGCACCGGCTGGACGGGATCAAGGTCGTGGTCGACTGCGCCAACGGCGCCGCCGCCGAGGTCGCCCCGGTCGCCTACCGGGAGGCCGGCGCGGAGGTCGTGGCGATCCACGCCGAGCCGGACGGGCTGAACATCAACGACGACTGTGGCTCGAACCACATCGAGGCGCTGCGCGAGGCCGTCGTCGAGCACGGCGCCCACCTGGGCATCGCCCACGACGGCGACGCCGACCGGTGCGTGGCGGTCACCGCCGACGGCGACGAGGTCGACGGCGACCAGGTGATGGCCATCCTCGCGCTCGCCATGCGGGACGCCGGCACGCTCACCCAGGACACCCTGGTCGCCACCGTGATGAGCAACCTCGGGCTGCGGCTGGCGATGTCCGCCGAGGGCATCCGGCTCATCGAGACGAAGGTCGGCGACCGGTACGTGCTGGAGGAGCTGCGCGCCTCCGGGCTGGCGCTCGGCGGTGAGCAGAGCGGCCACATCGTGATGCCCGCGCACGCCACCACCGGCGACGGAGTGCTCACCGGCCTGCACCTGATGGCCCGGATGGCGGCCACCGGCCGATCCCTGGCCGAGCTGGCCTCGGTCGTCACCAAGCTGCCCCAGGTGCTGATCAACGTGCCGGTCGGCGACCGCACCGTCGGCGCCGCCGCGCCGGCCGTACGTGCCGAGGTCGAGCGGGCCGAGGCGGAGCTGGGCGAGACCGGTCGGGTGCTGCTGCGCCCGTCGGGCACGGAGCCGCTGGTCCGGGTGATGGTCGAGGCGGCCACCGAGCAGACCGCCCGCTCCGTCGCCGAGCGGATCGCGGAGCTGGTCCGCACCGCCAGCCCGGTCGGCTGA
- a CDS encoding FtsX-like permease family protein gives MLGFIWGQLRGRAGRSVALLAGVLVATTGFVVLTGATTTSRLDVTGAVERNTRAAYDILVRPNGARTPLEAERGLVRPNYLSGLFGGITPAQYEQVKEVAGVDVAAPIAMLGYSTSTVPVRFDVTRAVDPSLERQVIRLNPTFTAERGLSTAPSSPRYVYVTKRPLLYPEWGGDVDVPSSPYSDGRTYKYDEYCGQVPREVLPDGRSEPICDPYLAVRSGNAGQSSERENWSVDTVRLLPDGRFEANRWLPGRAERVVTDQLVVTYRVTVPFLLAAVDPEAEQRLVGLDDAVTEGRSLRLDDTTTETSPGPSVTERSVPVLSTSRPYLDVTVRSALTRLPQARPAGLPIGELERTLGRATGLGVGTEEYTLTDGYRDLLAKGISKTGCCTGELQTIMQAGAPEYERLPDGALRAVARPPFDHALYGGESALNLHSRPWLADDNGFRPVTALPQPPSGGHLQLRFWQTVGIFDPEKLSGFSDLSRVPLETYEPPRTDGADERSRQALGGRPLEPSGNPAGYLSSPPLLLTNLAAVPKLLEGDVTPTRTAPISAIRVRVSDVAGYTDRSAERVRLIAERIADTTGLDVDLTFGSSPAPQTVELPAGSFGRPELRLTEPWSALGVASVITRAVDRKSLVLFGLVLVVCGLFLGNAVSAAVRDRRRELAVLACLGWSARRIAALVLGEVAALGLAAGLLALGLAFPLAAALDIGIGWRQAVLAVPVALLLALVAGLVPALRAAGAHPAAALRPLVAPARWVRRPRSLFGMALVNLVRTPGRTLLGAGALAIGVTALTLVSAAAYAFRGAIVGSLLGDTISLNVRSADTLAAVVTVLLGAGAVADVLYLNVRDRAAELSTLRAVGWTDATLARLVGYEGLLIGALGAVAGAGLGLAGAAWLVGGLPSALILVAAAVALVGVLITCLAALVPAALLRRLPTARLLAEE, from the coding sequence ATGCTGGGGTTCATCTGGGGTCAGCTACGCGGCCGTGCTGGGCGGTCGGTGGCGCTGCTGGCCGGGGTGCTGGTGGCGACCACCGGCTTCGTCGTCCTGACCGGCGCCACCACCACCTCCCGTCTCGACGTCACCGGCGCGGTGGAGCGCAACACCCGGGCCGCCTACGACATCCTGGTCCGTCCCAACGGGGCGCGCACCCCGCTTGAGGCCGAGCGCGGGCTGGTCCGCCCAAACTACCTCTCCGGCCTCTTCGGCGGCATCACCCCGGCGCAGTACGAGCAGGTGAAGGAGGTCGCCGGCGTCGACGTCGCCGCGCCGATCGCCATGCTGGGCTATTCGACCTCGACGGTGCCGGTCCGATTCGATGTGACCCGCGCGGTCGACCCCTCGCTGGAGCGGCAGGTCATCCGGCTCAACCCCACGTTCACCGCCGAGCGAGGGCTCTCCACCGCCCCCAGCAGCCCGCGCTACGTGTACGTGACCAAGCGCCCTCTGCTCTACCCCGAGTGGGGCGGCGACGTGGACGTTCCCTCATCTCCGTACTCGGACGGCCGGACGTACAAGTACGACGAGTATTGCGGGCAGGTCCCACGGGAGGTGCTCCCCGATGGACGGAGCGAACCGATCTGCGACCCGTACCTGGCCGTGAGGTCCGGGAACGCGGGGCAGTCTTCCGAACGGGAGAACTGGAGCGTCGACACCGTCCGGCTCCTGCCAGACGGGCGTTTCGAGGCGAACCGCTGGCTGCCCGGCCGGGCCGAACGCGTCGTCACCGACCAACTGGTGGTCACCTACCGGGTGACGGTGCCGTTCCTGCTGGCGGCGGTGGACCCCGAGGCGGAGCAGCGCCTCGTCGGCCTGGACGACGCGGTGACCGAGGGCCGTTCGCTCCGGCTCGACGACACGACCACCGAGACCTCTCCCGGACCGAGTGTGACCGAGCGGTCGGTCCCGGTGTTGAGCACCAGCCGCCCCTACCTCGACGTCACAGTGCGGTCCGCCCTCACCCGGCTGCCGCAGGCGCGACCGGCGGGGCTGCCCATCGGCGAGCTGGAGCGGACGCTGGGCCGCGCCACCGGGCTCGGGGTCGGCACCGAGGAGTACACGCTGACCGACGGGTACCGCGACCTGCTCGCCAAAGGGATCTCCAAGACCGGCTGCTGCACGGGTGAGTTGCAGACGATCATGCAGGCGGGCGCGCCGGAGTACGAGCGGCTCCCCGACGGCGCTCTCCGTGCTGTCGCGCGACCACCGTTCGATCACGCGCTGTACGGCGGCGAGAGCGCTCTGAACCTCCACTCCCGTCCGTGGCTCGCCGACGACAACGGCTTCCGCCCGGTGACCGCGCTTCCTCAGCCGCCGTCCGGCGGGCACCTCCAACTCCGGTTCTGGCAGACCGTCGGCATCTTCGATCCGGAGAAGCTGAGCGGGTTCAGCGACCTGTCCCGGGTGCCGCTGGAGACGTACGAGCCGCCACGCACCGACGGCGCCGACGAACGCAGCCGCCAGGCGTTGGGCGGTCGGCCGCTGGAGCCGAGCGGAAACCCGGCCGGCTACCTCTCCTCGCCGCCGCTGCTGCTCACCAACCTGGCGGCGGTGCCGAAGCTGCTGGAGGGCGACGTCACCCCCACCCGAACGGCGCCGATCAGCGCGATCCGGGTCCGGGTCTCCGACGTCGCCGGCTACACCGACCGGTCCGCCGAGCGGGTCCGGCTGATCGCCGAGCGGATCGCCGACACGACCGGGCTGGACGTCGATCTCACCTTCGGCTCGTCTCCCGCTCCGCAGACCGTGGAGCTGCCGGCGGGCTCGTTCGGCCGGCCGGAGCTGCGACTGACCGAGCCGTGGTCCGCCCTCGGGGTGGCGTCGGTCATCACCAGGGCCGTCGACCGCAAGAGCCTCGTGCTGTTCGGGTTGGTGTTGGTGGTCTGCGGGCTGTTCCTCGGCAACGCCGTGTCCGCCGCCGTCCGGGACCGGCGCCGCGAACTGGCGGTGCTCGCCTGCCTGGGCTGGTCAGCCCGTCGGATCGCGGCGCTGGTCCTCGGCGAGGTGGCCGCACTGGGGCTGGCCGCCGGCCTGCTCGCGCTGGGGTTGGCGTTCCCCCTGGCCGCCGCGCTGGACATCGGGATCGGTTGGCGTCAGGCGGTGCTCGCCGTACCTGTGGCTCTGCTGCTGGCGCTGGTGGCGGGCCTGGTCCCGGCGCTGCGGGCCGCGGGCGCCCACCCGGCCGCCGCCCTGCGGCCGCTGGTGGCCCCGGCCCGCTGGGTACGCCGCCCCCGCAGCCTGTTCGGGATGGCCCTGGTCAACCTGGTCCGCACCCCCGGGCGCACCCTGCTCGGGGCGGGCGCGCTGGCCATCGGGGTGACCGCGCTCACCCTGGTCAGCGCCGCCGCCTACGCCTTCCGCGGCGCGATCGTCGGCAGCCTGCTCGGTGACACCATCTCGCTGAACGTACGGAGTGCGGACACCCTGGCAGCGGTCGTCACCGTCCTGCTCGGCGCGGGCGCCGTCGCCGACGTGCTGTACCTGAACGTCCGGGACCGCGCCGCGGAGTTGTCCACACTGCGCGCGGTCGGCTGGACGGACGCCACTCTGGCCCGCCTGGTGGGTTACGAAGGGCTCCTGATCGGCGCGCTCGGGGCGGTGGCCGGAGCCGGGCTCGGGCTCGCCGGGGCCGCCTGGCTGGTCGGTGGCCTGCCGAGCGCCCTGATCCTGGTCGCCGCCGCGGTGGCGCTCGTCGGGGTGCTGATCACCTGTCTCGCGGCGCTCGTGCCGGCCGCGTTGCTGCGCCGGCTCCCGACCGCACGGCTACTGGCAGAGGAGTGA